The following nucleotide sequence is from Roseivirga sp. BDSF3-8.
TCTTGGTTTCTTACCCGGAGACCTAAAGGAAAAGGTAGATCCCTACCTAAGGCCTATCTATGATGCGCTGGATGATATGGTACCTGCTGAAAAACTGCGGTATTACCAGGAAAACCGGGTGATAGAGATTGCCCCTTTGGCTTATATGCGGGGTCGTACACTTAATAATGCCTTTATCCTGCTGGACGAGGCACAAAATACGACTCCTATGCAGATCAAAATGTTTCTGACACGTATGGGACCTAACTCTAAGGTGATCATCACCGGTGATCAGTCCCAGATAGACCTACCCAAAAATCAGAAATCCGGGCTGCGCGAGGCCATTAACATCTTGAAAAATGTGAATGGTATCGGCTTTGTAGAACTGGATGGAAAGGATGTGATACGTCACAAACTCGTGAAGGAAATAATTGAAGCCTACGACATAGCCGATCAGGAAGTCAAAAAGCCTTATACAAAGTAATGCTGATAGAAGTAGTCCACGCCAATACACCCGACCAGCTCAGTGATGTGTTTTCAATTCGTGAGCGTGTCTTTGTAGAAGAGCAGGAGGTTTCCCGAGAAGATGAATACGATCAATTCGAGGATACCTCTACTCATTTTCTTGCCATGGCTGATGGCAAACCCGCAGGAACGGCTCGCTGGCGATTTACTGAAAAGGGCATAAAACTGGAACGCTTTGCTGTAGATAAGCCATACCGCGGTAAGGGGGTTGGTGCAGCACTAG
It contains:
- a CDS encoding GNAT family N-acetyltransferase, whose amino-acid sequence is MLIEVVHANTPDQLSDVFSIRERVFVEEQEVSREDEYDQFEDTSTHFLAMADGKPAGTARWRFTEKGIKLERFAVDKPYRGKGVGAALVQAVMDNISQHPEAKGRTLYLHSQLKAMPLYARFGFKKKGEMFEECGIQHFTMATAIDQG